One stretch of Streptomyces sp. NBC_00443 DNA includes these proteins:
- a CDS encoding aldehyde dehydrogenase family protein has protein sequence MTSTHAFWLAGRQVSGEDSFDVTSPWDGRVVGTVSVPTDAQTEEAVAAAYAVREDFAATPAHVRAAALDHVSRRLVERTEEIARLISAENGKPMKWARGEVGRAVSVFRFAAEEARRFNGGEAQRLDTDLGGQGRLAFTRRFPKGVVLGIAPFNFPLNLCAHKIAPAIAAGAPIILKPAPATPLSGLIIGELLAETELPAGSWSILPVPNDKMPALVQDERLPVISFTGSEKVGYAIMDSVPRKHCTLELGGNGAAVVLADFASDADLDRAATRIATFSNYQGGQSCISVQRVIADASVYDRLVPRIVAAVEAQVTGDPGDDATDVGPLVSEDAAKRVEAWVEEAVSAGASLLTGGKRDGASYAPTVLTDVPADATLACEEVFGPVLTVQKVDGEAAAFAAANDSKYGLQAGVFTHDLQTAFRAHRALEVGGVVIGDVPSYRADQMPYGGAKQSGVGREGVKFAMDDYTYERVMVLTGIAL, from the coding sequence ATGACTTCCACCCACGCCTTCTGGCTCGCCGGCCGCCAGGTCAGCGGCGAGGACAGCTTTGATGTGACCTCCCCGTGGGACGGGCGGGTCGTCGGCACGGTGAGCGTGCCGACGGACGCGCAGACCGAGGAGGCCGTGGCCGCCGCGTACGCCGTCCGCGAGGACTTCGCCGCGACCCCGGCCCACGTACGTGCCGCCGCCCTCGACCACGTCAGCAGGCGGCTTGTCGAGCGGACCGAGGAGATCGCCCGGCTGATCTCCGCCGAGAACGGCAAGCCCATGAAGTGGGCCCGCGGTGAGGTCGGCCGTGCCGTGTCCGTGTTCCGGTTCGCGGCAGAGGAGGCCCGGCGGTTCAACGGCGGCGAGGCGCAGCGGCTCGACACCGACCTCGGCGGTCAGGGGCGGCTCGCCTTCACCCGGCGCTTCCCCAAGGGCGTCGTCCTCGGCATCGCGCCCTTCAACTTCCCGCTCAACCTGTGCGCCCACAAGATCGCCCCGGCCATCGCCGCCGGCGCGCCGATCATCCTGAAGCCCGCTCCGGCCACCCCGCTGTCCGGGCTGATCATCGGAGAGCTGCTCGCCGAGACCGAGCTTCCGGCCGGCTCCTGGAGCATCCTGCCGGTGCCGAACGACAAGATGCCCGCCCTGGTCCAGGACGAGCGCCTGCCGGTCATCTCCTTCACCGGCTCCGAGAAGGTCGGCTACGCGATCATGGACTCGGTGCCGCGCAAGCACTGCACCCTGGAGCTGGGCGGCAACGGGGCGGCGGTCGTGCTCGCCGACTTCGCCTCCGACGCGGACCTCGACCGGGCCGCGACCCGCATCGCCACGTTCTCCAACTACCAGGGCGGCCAGTCCTGCATCTCCGTGCAGCGGGTGATCGCGGACGCGTCCGTGTACGACCGGCTCGTGCCGCGCATCGTCGCCGCCGTCGAGGCCCAGGTCACCGGTGACCCCGGTGACGACGCCACCGACGTCGGCCCGCTGGTCAGCGAGGACGCCGCCAAGCGCGTCGAGGCGTGGGTCGAGGAGGCCGTCTCCGCCGGGGCCAGCCTCCTCACCGGCGGCAAGCGCGACGGCGCCTCCTACGCGCCGACCGTCCTCACCGACGTACCGGCCGACGCGACCCTCGCGTGCGAGGAGGTCTTCGGGCCTGTCCTCACCGTGCAGAAGGTCGACGGGGAGGCCGCCGCCTTCGCCGCCGCCAACGACTCCAAGTACGGCCTCCAGGCAGGTGTGTTCACCCACGACCTGCAGACCGCCTTCCGCGCCCACCGCGCCCTCGAGGTCGGCGGCGTCGTCATCGGCGACGTGCCCTCCTACCGCGCCGACCAGATGCCGTACGGCGGCGCCAAGCAGTCCGGCGTGGGCCGTGAGGGCGTGAAGTTCGCGATGGACGACTACACCTACGAGCGCGTGATGGTCCTCACCGGCATCGCTCTCTGA
- a CDS encoding glycoside hydrolase family 3 C-terminal domain-containing protein — protein sequence MTAQTPPTPPFRDRRLPFAKRIDDLLSRLTLGEKIGFLHQFTPAVERLGIDAFRTGQEALHGVAWMGPATVFPQAVGLGATWNTDLVRRVGEAVSKETRAMRARDDRVGLNVWSPTVNLLRHPLWGRNEEGYSEDPKLTSAIATAYTHGLRGDHPTYWRTAPVLKHWLAHNHETGRDVTSSSVRPRVLNEYDLRAFRETVEAGATAGVMPAYNLVNGRPNHVSPYLREHLRAWTDEDLLVCSDAGAPSNLVDSEHYFDTHEEATAAAVLAGVDSFTDHGTDSSKITARVRGALDQGLLTEADLDTAVRRQLSVRFRLGEFDPEYDPYALTKDFDTPAHRALAQEAAEQAVVLLKNSDGLLPLAPGTRIAVVGLLADECKRDWYSGTLIHRSTPLEGLYERFGAERVEFAEGVDRVLLKTSAGTLLSVPEADADDEARGAEGALDPALLAGRTDLPPLTCDPAGTELALVDWGEGVLTLRAPDGRYLSVAEDGYLRASADQPGGWVVQETFRLETHENGHLLRHLGTGHHVSVAADGVRVAEADPEVFELIVIESGEDAVTRVTSRADVVLVVAGNDPHINGRETEDRTTLALPTHQERLLRAARAANPNTVLALVSAYPYAVDPAAIPAMLWTSHGGQAAGTALARVLAGDVSPAGRLPQTWYADDADLPGLLDYDVIGGRQTYLYFEGTPLFPFGHGLSYTSFSYADLRTTVDADAMAVTFTVTNTGDVTADEVAQLYTRAVDPTVPRPRRELVAHSRVRLAPGELQELSFEVPLSAFDFWDVARSGWRREPGPYEILAGASSEDIRLRTTVILDGEAPAPRPVLRRGLNPADFDEQSGIAIVDRTKASGDAVTPAQGEPGELVYRHCDFGAGVTQVTATVSGDGVVEVSLDGGPVLAALTSRAPDASPYDYSTVSAEITADGVHDVRLELRGPLRLAHVGFSG from the coding sequence GTGACCGCACAAACGCCGCCTACGCCACCTTTCCGTGATCGGCGACTGCCGTTCGCGAAGCGCATCGACGACCTGCTGTCGCGGCTCACCCTCGGCGAGAAGATCGGATTTCTGCACCAGTTCACGCCGGCCGTCGAGCGGCTCGGCATCGACGCGTTCCGCACCGGGCAGGAGGCCCTGCACGGCGTGGCGTGGATGGGCCCGGCCACCGTCTTTCCCCAGGCGGTCGGCCTCGGCGCGACCTGGAACACGGATCTCGTACGCCGGGTCGGCGAGGCCGTCTCCAAGGAGACCCGCGCGATGCGGGCCCGCGACGACCGCGTGGGCCTGAACGTCTGGTCCCCCACCGTCAACCTCCTGCGCCACCCCCTGTGGGGCCGCAACGAGGAGGGCTACTCCGAGGACCCGAAGCTCACCTCGGCCATCGCCACCGCGTACACCCACGGCCTGCGCGGCGACCATCCGACGTACTGGCGCACCGCACCCGTCCTCAAACACTGGCTGGCCCACAACCACGAGACGGGCCGCGACGTGACGTCCTCGTCGGTGCGCCCGCGCGTCCTCAACGAGTACGACCTGCGCGCCTTCCGCGAGACGGTCGAGGCGGGAGCGACGGCAGGCGTGATGCCTGCCTACAACCTGGTCAACGGCCGCCCCAACCATGTCTCGCCCTACCTGCGCGAGCACCTGCGCGCCTGGACCGACGAGGACCTCCTGGTCTGCTCGGATGCCGGCGCACCCTCCAACCTGGTCGACTCCGAGCACTACTTCGACACCCACGAGGAGGCCACGGCGGCCGCGGTCCTCGCCGGCGTCGACAGCTTCACCGACCACGGCACCGACAGCTCGAAGATCACCGCGCGGGTCCGCGGGGCCCTGGACCAGGGTCTGCTGACCGAGGCGGACCTCGACACGGCGGTCCGCCGCCAGCTCTCGGTCCGCTTCCGCCTCGGTGAGTTCGACCCGGAGTACGACCCGTACGCGCTCACCAAGGACTTCGACACCCCGGCCCACCGCGCCCTGGCCCAGGAGGCCGCCGAGCAGGCTGTCGTACTGCTCAAGAACAGCGACGGCTTGCTGCCGCTCGCGCCCGGCACCCGGATCGCCGTGGTCGGCCTGCTCGCCGACGAGTGCAAGCGCGACTGGTACAGCGGCACACTCATCCACCGGTCCACCCCGCTGGAGGGCCTGTACGAGCGGTTCGGCGCGGAGCGCGTGGAGTTCGCGGAGGGCGTGGACCGGGTCCTGCTGAAGACCTCGGCCGGAACCCTCCTGAGCGTCCCCGAGGCCGACGCCGACGACGAGGCGCGCGGCGCCGAAGGCGCCCTCGACCCGGCCCTGCTCGCCGGCCGTACCGACCTGCCCCCGCTGACCTGCGACCCGGCCGGCACCGAACTCGCGCTCGTGGACTGGGGCGAGGGCGTGCTGACGCTGCGCGCCCCTGACGGCCGCTACCTCTCCGTCGCCGAGGACGGCTACCTCCGTGCCTCCGCCGACCAGCCCGGCGGCTGGGTCGTCCAGGAGACGTTCCGCCTGGAAACGCATGAGAACGGACACCTCCTCCGGCATCTCGGCACGGGTCACCACGTCTCAGTCGCCGCCGACGGCGTCAGAGTTGCCGAAGCGGATCCGGAAGTTTTCGAGCTCATCGTCATCGAATCCGGCGAAGACGCAGTGACGCGTGTCACCTCGCGGGCTGACGTGGTCCTGGTGGTCGCGGGCAACGACCCGCACATCAACGGCCGCGAGACCGAGGACCGCACGACACTGGCCCTCCCCACCCATCAGGAGCGCCTGCTGCGGGCCGCCCGCGCCGCCAACCCGAACACGGTGCTGGCGCTGGTGTCGGCGTACCCGTACGCGGTCGACCCGGCCGCGATCCCGGCGATGCTCTGGACGTCCCACGGCGGCCAGGCGGCCGGCACCGCCCTGGCCCGCGTCCTGGCCGGCGACGTCTCCCCCGCGGGCCGCCTCCCGCAGACCTGGTACGCCGACGACGCCGACCTGCCCGGCCTCCTCGACTACGACGTGATCGGCGGCCGCCAGACCTACCTGTACTTCGAGGGGACCCCGCTGTTCCCGTTCGGCCACGGCCTGTCGTACACGAGCTTCTCGTACGCCGACCTGCGGACGACGGTGGACGCAGACGCGATGGCGGTCACCTTCACGGTCACCAACACCGGCGACGTGACGGCCGACGAGGTCGCCCAGCTCTACACGCGGGCCGTGGACCCGACTGTGCCCCGTCCGCGCCGCGAGCTGGTGGCGCACAGCAGGGTGCGGCTGGCTCCCGGCGAACTGCAGGAGCTGAGCTTCGAAGTCCCGCTGTCCGCCTTCGACTTCTGGGACGTCGCGCGGAGCGGATGGCGCCGCGAGCCGGGGCCGTACGAGATCCTGGCCGGCGCTTCCAGCGAGGACATCCGCCTGCGCACGACCGTGATCCTGGACGGCGAGGCACCCGCCCCGCGCCCCGTCCTCCGACGCGGCCTGAACCCGGCCGACTTCGACGAGCAGAGCGGCATCGCGATCGTCGACCGTACGAAGGCATCGGGCGACGCGGTGACACCCGCGCAGGGCGAGCCGGGCGAACTGGTCTACCGGCACTGCGACTTCGGGGCCGGCGTCACTCAGGTGACGGCGACGGTCTCCGGCGACGGCGTGGTCGAGGTGTCGCTGGACGGGGGTCCGGTGCTCGCCGCACTGACGTCCCGGGCGCCGGATGCGAGCCCGTACGACTACTCGACGGTGAGCGCCGAGATCACCGCCGACGGCGTCCACGACGTCCGCCTCGAACTGCGCGGCCCCTTGCGGCTCGCGCACGTCGGCTTCTCCGGTTGA
- a CDS encoding ABC transporter permease → MSLTAGSRPDGTRPPAAVEEPTAAVATATVKEVPRGASTTDKVPWRIRLRRDRALILMTLPVIVLLLLFNYVPLLGNVVAFQDYDPYVSSNGVTAIFHSPWVGVEQFSRMVDDPLFWDAAKNTILLFVLQLVLFFPIPIALALLINSVIRPRVRAVAQAIMYLPHFFSWVLVVTVFQQILGGAGIIAQTLEAHGWSGFDLMTDADLFKYLVTAQAVWKDAGWGIIVFLAALAAVSTDLYEAAAMDGAGRRRRMWHVTLPALRPVIALLLVLRVGDALSVGFEQFLLQRDAVGVGASEVLDTYVWNMGIQNGDFSYAAAVGLVKGVIGVCLVLGANKFAHLLGEQGVYKK, encoded by the coding sequence ATGTCTCTCACGGCCGGGAGCAGGCCCGACGGGACCCGTCCTCCCGCGGCCGTCGAGGAACCGACGGCCGCGGTGGCCACAGCCACCGTGAAGGAGGTACCGCGCGGGGCGAGCACGACGGACAAGGTTCCCTGGCGGATCCGGCTGCGCCGGGACCGCGCGCTGATCCTGATGACGCTGCCCGTCATCGTCCTGCTCCTGCTCTTCAACTACGTCCCGCTGCTGGGCAACGTCGTCGCGTTCCAGGACTACGACCCGTACGTGTCCAGCAATGGCGTCACGGCGATCTTCCACAGCCCCTGGGTCGGGGTGGAGCAGTTCTCGCGGATGGTCGACGACCCGCTGTTCTGGGACGCCGCGAAGAACACCATCCTGCTGTTCGTGCTCCAGCTGGTGCTGTTCTTCCCGATCCCCATCGCCCTCGCGCTGCTCATCAACAGCGTGATCCGGCCCCGGGTCAGGGCCGTGGCGCAGGCGATCATGTATCTGCCGCACTTCTTCTCGTGGGTTCTCGTGGTCACCGTGTTCCAGCAGATCCTCGGCGGAGCGGGCATCATCGCGCAGACCTTGGAAGCGCACGGGTGGAGCGGCTTCGACCTGATGACCGACGCGGACCTCTTCAAGTACCTGGTCACCGCGCAGGCCGTGTGGAAGGACGCCGGCTGGGGGATCATCGTCTTCCTCGCCGCCCTGGCCGCCGTCAGCACCGATCTGTACGAGGCCGCCGCCATGGACGGCGCGGGGCGCCGGCGACGCATGTGGCATGTGACGCTGCCCGCGCTGCGCCCCGTGATCGCCCTGCTGCTCGTCCTGCGCGTGGGCGACGCGCTGAGCGTCGGCTTCGAGCAGTTCCTGCTCCAGCGGGACGCGGTCGGCGTGGGGGCCAGCGAGGTCCTGGACACGTACGTGTGGAACATGGGTATCCAGAACGGCGACTTCAGCTACGCGGCCGCGGTCGGCCTCGTCAAGGGAGTCATCGGAGTGTGCCTCGTCCTGGGCGCGAACAAGTTCGCGCACCTCCTGGGCGAGCAGGGGGTGTACAAGAAGTGA
- a CDS encoding extracellular solute-binding protein — MTPNADSAASGPSRRSFLASTAVATAAVAGGMPLLAACGGSDSGSREGTTSGKDAKKLLPTYVASTVAQPDLPSKNGSAAGYTGKVDLAALATSVPEKLGTGAPFKIMSPFWGSPPKAGCAYYTELDAAVGTKVTWQNQDGNTYGQKLGAVLASSSIPDMVVVPGWELVGKIANAVTAKFMDLGPHLAGDKVKKYPNLAAIPSDAWRMGIFGDALRGIPMPAATANWITPQYRKDLFDRKGYSVPKSPDEFLSWAKEATSSKAKVWACGDMSWSAWNIFGVRGSGTIGWNIGSDGKLTYRIEQPEYLEALEWVRKLFDAGVVHPDDKARTGDQGQRFTAGQILVYNANIADWYGKTAEQAQSNPDLQIEAIDIFGADGGNPTLWASQPATIWSLIRKGASKATVENALAAADFAAAPYGTKERMLVDYGVEGTHYTVKDGVPVKNDLGNSEVLNAWVMLAAPAAYFAHPDFPDVARKQVEWQQRMGAFMKKTSTYGMNIVEPSRYANLSSQFEQLEIDYVRGNRKLSDVQAAISTWKSSGGDKLRDWYKKLIDQNGSGS, encoded by the coding sequence ATGACGCCGAACGCCGACTCAGCCGCCTCCGGACCCAGCCGGAGAAGCTTCCTCGCCTCCACGGCGGTCGCCACCGCAGCGGTGGCGGGTGGGATGCCACTGCTCGCCGCCTGCGGCGGTTCGGACAGCGGGTCGCGCGAGGGGACCACGTCGGGCAAGGACGCCAAGAAGCTGCTGCCGACGTATGTGGCCAGCACGGTCGCCCAGCCGGACCTTCCGTCGAAGAACGGTTCGGCGGCCGGCTACACCGGCAAGGTCGACCTCGCGGCCCTCGCCACCTCCGTCCCGGAGAAGCTCGGCACCGGCGCCCCCTTCAAGATCATGTCCCCGTTCTGGGGCTCCCCGCCGAAGGCCGGCTGCGCCTACTACACGGAGCTCGACGCCGCGGTGGGCACCAAGGTCACCTGGCAGAACCAGGACGGCAACACCTACGGCCAGAAGCTCGGCGCGGTCCTTGCCTCCAGCTCCATACCCGACATGGTCGTCGTGCCGGGCTGGGAGCTGGTCGGCAAGATCGCGAACGCGGTCACCGCGAAGTTCATGGACCTCGGCCCCCACCTGGCGGGTGACAAGGTCAAGAAGTACCCGAACCTGGCCGCGATCCCCTCCGACGCCTGGCGCATGGGCATCTTCGGCGATGCGCTGCGCGGCATCCCGATGCCGGCCGCCACCGCGAACTGGATCACGCCCCAGTACCGCAAGGACCTCTTCGACAGGAAGGGCTACTCGGTACCCAAGTCGCCCGACGAGTTCCTCAGCTGGGCCAAGGAGGCCACCAGCTCCAAGGCCAAGGTGTGGGCCTGCGGTGACATGAGCTGGTCGGCGTGGAACATCTTCGGTGTCCGCGGCTCAGGGACGATCGGCTGGAACATCGGGTCCGACGGCAAACTGACGTACCGGATCGAACAGCCCGAGTACCTCGAAGCACTGGAGTGGGTGCGCAAGCTGTTCGACGCGGGCGTGGTCCATCCCGACGACAAGGCGCGTACGGGCGACCAGGGCCAGCGGTTCACCGCCGGGCAGATCCTGGTCTACAACGCCAACATCGCCGACTGGTACGGCAAGACCGCCGAACAGGCCCAGTCCAACCCGGATCTCCAGATCGAGGCCATCGACATCTTCGGCGCCGACGGCGGCAACCCGACGCTGTGGGCCTCTCAGCCCGCCACCATCTGGTCGCTGATCCGCAAGGGCGCCTCGAAGGCGACGGTCGAGAACGCGCTGGCCGCCGCCGACTTCGCGGCCGCGCCCTACGGCACCAAGGAGCGGATGCTCGTCGACTACGGTGTCGAGGGCACCCACTACACCGTCAAGGACGGCGTCCCGGTCAAGAACGACCTTGGCAACTCCGAGGTGCTCAACGCCTGGGTGATGCTGGCCGCACCCGCCGCCTACTTCGCCCACCCCGACTTCCCTGATGTCGCCCGCAAGCAGGTCGAGTGGCAGCAGCGGATGGGTGCCTTCATGAAGAAGACGTCCACGTACGGCATGAACATCGTCGAGCCGAGCCGCTACGCGAACCTCTCCAGCCAGTTCGAGCAGCTGGAGATCGACTATGTACGCGGCAACCGGAAGCTGTCGGACGTGCAGGCGGCCATCTCCACCTGGAAGTCCTCCGGCGGCGACAAGCTGCGCGACTGGTACAAGAAGCTCATCGACCAGAACGGCAGCGGCAGCTGA
- a CDS encoding 1,4-beta-glucanase has protein sequence MRTSQPSRRTVLAGPAAAAALTAVPSIAGQASAAEPDAAAAGQAYRWRNAVMGGTGFVTGVLFHPSVRGLAYARTDIGGAYRWDDRAARWTPLTDHLGWDDWNLLGVEAIAVDPAHADRVYLALGTYAQSWAGNGAVLRSEDRGATWQRADLTVKLGANEDGRGTGERLLVDPRDSETLWLGTRHDGLLKSTDRGATWAAVTAFPGSPSATGQGVTLLVAAGRTLYAGWGDGDGTAATRNLYRTADGTKWEAVPGQPTGTAAKVPIRAAYDRHTHELYVTYANAPGPNGQSDGSAHKLCTLNGKWTDVTPVKPGGTTGDGSADTFGYGGVAVDARRPGTLVVSTNNRWADIDTVYRTTDGGRTWTSLKNTAVLDVSETPYLKWGADQPKFGWWIQAVAVDPYDAKHIVYGTGATLYGTRDLVHWAPQIRGLEETSVRQLISPPAGKAHLISGNGDIGVMYHESLAASPSRGMAANPVFGTSTGLAQAAARPSYVVRAGWGDNGNGAHSNDGGQTWAPFKAQPAIAKDAPGPIATNADGSVLLWSFVPWDGTPYPAQRSADNGVTWAEVPSFPKGATPVADPVDPSTFYAFDTTTGTLHASTDGGLTFAPRAGGLNSGDKEFQLAVAPGRSGDLWLSLKWNGLYRSTDGGATFTKVDSCWASYTLGFGKAAQGAPYPALYLVGSTESTTAVYRSDDEAKTWVRINDDLHQWGWIGAAVTGDPRLHGRVYLATNGRGVQYGEPV, from the coding sequence ATGCGCACGTCCCAGCCCAGCAGACGAACCGTCCTCGCTGGCCCCGCGGCCGCCGCCGCGCTCACCGCCGTGCCGTCCATCGCCGGGCAGGCGTCCGCCGCCGAGCCCGACGCCGCTGCCGCCGGCCAGGCGTACCGCTGGCGCAACGCCGTCATGGGCGGCACCGGCTTCGTCACCGGCGTGCTCTTCCACCCCTCCGTCCGCGGTCTCGCCTACGCCCGCACCGACATCGGCGGCGCCTACCGCTGGGACGACCGCGCCGCCCGCTGGACCCCGCTGACCGACCACCTCGGCTGGGACGACTGGAACCTCCTCGGCGTCGAGGCCATCGCCGTCGACCCCGCCCACGCCGACCGCGTCTACCTCGCCCTGGGCACCTACGCCCAGTCCTGGGCCGGCAACGGAGCGGTGCTGCGCTCAGAGGACCGCGGGGCCACCTGGCAGCGCGCCGACCTCACCGTGAAGCTCGGCGCCAACGAGGACGGGCGGGGCACGGGGGAGCGGCTGCTCGTCGACCCGCGGGACAGTGAGACCCTGTGGCTGGGCACCCGGCACGACGGGCTGCTCAAGTCCACGGACCGGGGCGCCACTTGGGCCGCCGTGACCGCATTCCCGGGTTCCCCGAGTGCCACCGGACAGGGCGTCACCCTCCTCGTCGCCGCCGGCCGCACCCTCTACGCCGGCTGGGGCGACGGCGACGGCACGGCGGCGACCCGGAACCTGTACCGGACCGCCGACGGCACCAAGTGGGAGGCCGTCCCCGGTCAGCCCACCGGCACCGCCGCCAAGGTCCCGATCCGCGCCGCGTACGACCGCCACACCCACGAGCTGTACGTGACGTATGCCAACGCGCCCGGCCCCAACGGCCAGTCGGACGGCAGCGCGCACAAGCTGTGCACGCTCAACGGGAAGTGGACCGACGTCACGCCCGTGAAGCCCGGCGGGACCACGGGTGACGGGTCGGCCGACACCTTCGGCTACGGCGGCGTCGCCGTCGACGCCCGGCGGCCCGGCACGCTCGTGGTGTCCACCAACAACCGCTGGGCCGACATCGACACCGTGTACCGGACCACCGACGGCGGTCGCACATGGACGTCGTTGAAGAACACGGCCGTGCTCGACGTCTCCGAGACGCCGTACCTCAAGTGGGGGGCCGACCAGCCCAAGTTCGGCTGGTGGATCCAGGCGGTCGCCGTCGACCCGTACGACGCGAAGCACATCGTCTACGGCACCGGCGCCACCCTCTACGGCACGCGCGACCTGGTGCACTGGGCCCCGCAGATCCGCGGCCTGGAGGAGACCTCCGTCCGCCAGCTGATCTCGCCGCCTGCCGGGAAAGCCCACCTGATCAGCGGCAACGGGGACATCGGTGTGATGTACCACGAGTCGCTCGCCGCGTCCCCGTCGCGCGGCATGGCCGCCAATCCGGTGTTCGGGACCTCCACCGGGCTCGCGCAGGCGGCGGCCAGACCTTCGTACGTCGTCCGTGCCGGTTGGGGCGACAACGGCAACGGCGCCCACTCGAACGACGGCGGGCAGACCTGGGCGCCCTTCAAGGCCCAGCCCGCCATCGCCAAGGACGCGCCGGGGCCGATCGCCACCAACGCCGACGGCAGCGTGCTGCTGTGGTCCTTCGTGCCGTGGGACGGCACCCCCTACCCGGCCCAGCGCTCCGCCGACAACGGCGTCACCTGGGCCGAGGTTCCCTCCTTCCCGAAGGGGGCCACCCCGGTCGCGGACCCCGTCGACCCGAGCACCTTCTACGCCTTCGACACCACCACCGGCACCCTCCACGCCAGCACCGACGGCGGTCTCACCTTCGCCCCGCGGGCCGGCGGTCTGAACTCGGGTGACAAGGAGTTCCAGCTGGCCGTGGCGCCCGGCCGGTCCGGTGACCTGTGGCTGAGCCTCAAGTGGAACGGGCTGTACCGCTCCACCGACGGCGGCGCGACCTTCACCAAGGTCGACAGCTGCTGGGCCTCGTACACCCTCGGCTTCGGCAAGGCCGCCCAAGGCGCCCCCTACCCGGCGCTCTACCTGGTCGGCTCCACCGAAAGCACCACCGCCGTGTACCGCTCCGACGACGAGGCGAAGACCTGGGTGCGGATCAACGACGACCTGCACCAATGGGGCTGGATCGGAGCGGCCGTCACCGGCGACCCGCGCCTCCACGGCCGCGTCTACCTCGCCACCAACGGGCGGGGCGTCCAGTACGGGGAGCCGGTCTGA
- a CDS encoding carbohydrate ABC transporter permease: MSLNTQLIRSLKAPARPVWEEPPSKAGLTLKSGFLALCCLGVLGPLWIVIVTSLSPKPVIDRVGGLVVIPQDITFVNYTELLSGGQVSRAIMVSVGVTLFGTLFSMTVSVLAAYGLSRPGSLGHRFLLMTMMATMFFGAGLIPTYLLVQSLGLTDTYLSLVLPSAVSVFNILVLRAFFMGISPELTESARIDGASDVRILLTIILPLSRAVLAVISLFYAVGYWSAWFNASIYLSDQQMMPLQNVLIQLVQKNTEAPTGLQQAVRTGELSALGLQMAVMVLALIPVAVASPFVQRHFKKGMLTGAVKG; encoded by the coding sequence GTGAGCCTCAACACGCAGCTCATCCGCAGCCTCAAGGCCCCCGCCCGCCCCGTCTGGGAGGAGCCGCCCAGCAAGGCCGGACTCACCTTGAAGAGCGGCTTCCTCGCGCTGTGCTGCCTGGGGGTGCTCGGTCCGCTGTGGATCGTGATCGTGACCAGCCTCTCCCCGAAGCCGGTGATCGACCGGGTCGGCGGCCTCGTCGTGATCCCCCAGGACATCACCTTCGTCAACTACACGGAGCTGCTCAGCGGTGGCCAGGTCAGCCGGGCGATCATGGTCTCGGTCGGCGTCACGCTCTTCGGCACGCTGTTCTCGATGACGGTCTCGGTGCTCGCGGCCTACGGCCTGTCCCGGCCGGGCAGTCTGGGCCACCGATTCCTGCTGATGACCATGATGGCCACGATGTTCTTCGGGGCCGGCCTCATCCCGACGTACCTGCTGGTGCAGTCGCTGGGGCTCACCGACACCTATCTGTCCCTGGTCCTGCCGAGCGCGGTCAGCGTCTTCAACATCCTTGTCCTGCGGGCCTTCTTCATGGGGATCTCACCCGAACTCACCGAGTCCGCCCGCATCGACGGGGCGAGTGATGTGCGGATCCTGCTGACCATCATCCTGCCGCTGTCGCGGGCGGTGCTGGCCGTCATCTCGCTGTTCTACGCGGTCGGCTACTGGAGTGCCTGGTTCAACGCGTCCATCTACCTCAGCGACCAGCAGATGATGCCGCTGCAGAACGTGCTCATCCAGCTGGTCCAGAAGAACACCGAGGCTCCGACCGGCCTTCAGCAGGCGGTCCGCACCGGTGAACTCTCCGCCCTGGGACTGCAGATGGCCGTCATGGTCCTCGCCCTGATCCCCGTCGCCGTCGCATCCCCGTTCGTCCAGCGCCACTTCAAGAAGGGCATGCTGACCGGCGCGGTCAAGGGCTGA